The following nucleotide sequence is from Megalops cyprinoides isolate fMegCyp1 chromosome 19, fMegCyp1.pri, whole genome shotgun sequence.
GCTCAGTAGTCACCATTGGTGTTTTCCCCTAAAAGGAATTCAGCTGTATCAGTGTTTTTATATTCATGTATAATATAAATGAATCTCAATCTTTTTTCACAAACATGtcaatttatttataatgttagatgaaatgtaaaatatgtatctttaaatatgtaaaaataggttaaaatatgtaaaaatgcacttcTTTCTGATGGAGTAATTAAATCCACATGCAATATTATAGCATGTatcatacaaaacacagaatatGCATTTAACTGGAACTGTTTTTCTTaaagctgacattttaatttacagGCTACAAAATTGTATGTGAGCTTTTTGGTGAGATCTGTGTTGTACGTGCCTGTGTGCTTTAAGGTGTAGAGAAGCCTGTTACATGGAGAGCTGCTGTTTCTAGTTGTAAAAAGTGGAGACACCCACCCCGTTTATGACATATCCAGGGTCAGCGTAAAGGAGGAGGGGCAAGATTCGGGGGTTGTTGGAGTAGTGCAACCGGCCGGGCATGTCCTCCTTCCTGTAGACGTGCAGGTGGGGGTGTGCCCCCTTCAGAGCGTTGTAGACCTTGTCCAGCATGCCCTCCTTGGGGAGCAGCATTCCCGTGGGCCCGAAGTCCACCAGGTGGAAGGAGAGGTCACTGAAGGAGAAGCCAGGGATTTTAGACAGGATGATCTCCTCAACCAGCCTGCCACGGAGCACGGTCCTCATGCCGTGGTCGGCAGTGATGATGATGTCCAGGCGGTCTTCGAGGCCGTGTCGGCGGGCGGAGTCGCGAATGTAGCCCACTGTGCGGTCCACCTGCTGCACCATGGCCCGGCGCTCAGGTGAGTCTGGGCCGAACCTGTGGCCCGTGCTGTCAGGCTCCCCAAAGTACATAGATACAAAGTCCAGGTCTTGGCCTCCAAACCACAAGCCCATCACCTTGTCCACGTTCTCCCGCCAAGCTGTCTCGTTGGAGTAATTGTAGAAGCGGGGCTCCACCTCGCTCACGAGTGCTCTCTCACCCTGGTAGCTGGATGCTGTGCCAGGGAAGTGAAGGGATCCAGCCTTCAGACCCTACCGAACCAGTGACAGATGTTAACTGATAAGTGATACcaagtgactgactgactgctcATATACTTTAATTGTTTCGGGAGGGAGTGATACCATGTATGTTTTACCTGTCTTTGGGCTGAGTGACAGCATGTCTgcttttcctgtctctgtgctgagtgACAGCGAGCATGCTTTACCTGCCTCTAGGCTGAGTGACAGCATGTGTGCTTTACCTGTCTCTGGGCTGTGATCCAGATAGGCAGACTGCCATTGTCCCACCACTCATTGACAAACTGTGTCATGTAGTATGGCTTCTTTTCCTGGGTGGTGGTGTTGAACCACATATTGTGGATAACTCCGTGGTTCTCAATGTATCGCCCTGAGAAAGCAATCACCAAGCAAAGCAAGGAAATTTACATTGAAAGACAGAATGGAGCACACTGTCGAATGTGATCATAGCGCTAATATATAGTATAATTTTTTAGTGTAATTTTCCATCTCAGCCTTGAACTGCAGAGACTTCTAGTTGTGTGTTAAACCTTTGGTAATGCTGTCGAAAATCAATCATGCTGTACTGGATCATCCAGCTTTGGCTCTAGGTTTTGCTGCAATACATCGAGTTCTACAGTGCAAAGGGGTATAATAATCCAGCTAGGCTCCAGCTCTGAAGTAGGAaaagggtataatgagccagcctggttccaacTCTACAGTGGAAATGAAGTAGAATGAGCCAGCCTATCAAACCCGCTCAAACTCTTTCTGCTTACCTGTGAGCAAAGTGAAATGGGTGGGGctggtgatggtgatgaaggCTGGGGTAACGTACATGGCCTTCACCCCATCCCTCGCCATGGCATCCAGGTTAGGGGTATCCACGTCTCGATCATAGTCCCAGCGGAATCCATCAAAAGAGATAAGCAGTAGTTTGGTCCAGGGCCTCCGGTGCCCCCTCAGGGGGGCCCCCATGGATGCAGATGCCAGAAGGAGGCAGAAGAACGCCATCCACAGCATGGTCCGCCTACTAAGCTCCCAAATATGCAGAGTATTCTACAATATAAACCACAATGCGGCAGGTATAATGTACTACACTCCTGAATATGCAGACTATTTTACAATATAAACCACAGTGCGGTGGGTATAATATACTACACTCCTGAATATGCAAACTATTCTACAATATTAACCACAATGCGGCAGATATAATATATTACACttatgattacattacattattgacatttagcagacactcttacctagagcgacttacatcagttacaatgttatccatttatacagctggatatttactggggcagttggggggtaagtaccttgcccaagggtacaacagcagtaccccagtggggaatcaaactggcaatcttttggtcacgagtcctgctccttaaccactatgctacactgccaccacagaGTAGTTCACATTATAAACCAGTGTACTGCTGGTAGGCAGTGAAACACTTCTGAGAACATCTGAGACAGTAACACAGAATTCATGAATACTCCTGGAACAGTAGTGCTGTTTGCCAGGTATGCTCTTCTCCTGTACAAACCGGTACAACCCTGCTCTCCTGTACACATATGACAGTAACAGTGCTCACCAGTTCACACCTCTTCTCTCTTAACTCTTCTCCCGTGCAAACACAGGGTTGGCTGTGCTGCGGTCTGTCTTATCCTTCTGAAAAAGGCTGATCTCTCTACCCGTCTCCCTGCCTCCCCATGCTTCTCACTCCAGTGTCCCCTCTGCCCCTGACATCCAGGAACAAAGTTCCCCCTGTTATCTTATCACATGATATCATGGCGATTAGACCTGCTTTGCTCTGCAAATTTACACATGAGGAAAGGGAGCTCACGGACACTAATGTGGGATATGGTGAGACTGTTCATTAATTTTCTAAGGAGGTCTTGCTCCTCACTGCCTTTTGCGAAGCTGTGTTCATCTGCATCACCCAGGCTTATTCATTCAGTGTGAATTGGGTGagatatttttattctatttcttTACTTCATTAGGGATCATCCAGGGATGTCATCAGATTGTCCATACTGCGCAGGAGTCAGGTACCTCACAGTGAGAGTCCCCTGTCTTAGTTTTGTACCTGAAATTTTCTGGTTTTGTGCCCTGCACTTTAACCATGAGTaagcaccacactgctgcccgccTGTAACCCTGATCAGTTGCTGTACTTCCCATTCTTTATTCTGCAGGGTCCTGATGTAATGCTAGCAGACTGTCAAATCTCCAGACAGACTAGCacataacattttctttttactttctCCATGACCTAAGTTCAAGTGAATTATCTAATCTATACTGAGATAAGGGACACCCTTCATCAGCTGTCATTTTGCAGTCATGACAGTTCATTTTTCCCTTATCTAATGCTTGGGTGCTTGGAAGTTTGGAAGATAGTGCTTGGAAATTAGAGACTTACAGTAAAAAGGCATCAGATCTATGCAGTGGAAATCTAGTTCAGATCAATATAAAGCTGTATTCCAGTTCTGGGAACAGACAACCTGATCATTGCAACACTTAAAACTAAATGAGAGAGAATGGCTGCTGTACgctggctccccctgctggccacatGGTGTTTTAACTCCATAAAGGCTCACCGTTTTGAGGAACTGGACTTGATAGCAGAAGGATGGAGGTTTGGCTCTCATATGTGGGCACTATCATTCTACCCTTGAGCTCAGAGGTTAGTTTCAGCTGTGTGGGTTCATATACAGCTTTATAGACAGATAACATTAAAAAGGTGACCCTGTGTAGCACGTCAGATATGCCCATCTTTCTTGATGGCTGCTGTTTGGGGATTTCAGTGTAGTTGTCACTAAACTAAACAGCCGCTCCTTTCATGCAATAAAAGTGAGTGTCAACAGAAAGGGAATGTGTTCAGGTGTCACACATTTCAAATCAGCCTCTAAAGTTTATTACCACAGAAGCACAAATTGAAACAGCTCCCACTGGGCCTAAGCTAGCACAACTTTACAAGTTTCAACAACCCCCaacctccccctccacctccatctctgtgtatctgtagcgaagggcgagggcgagagcagtcagcctggctctttggtgtcgcggtcaaagtcgcatggttggtaccctgtagacccgggttcgaggccgggtggggtgactgctctcgccctttgctacaaatggtatcagagtgggatggcttgccgcgaggccgTTGgaggtgtgcccagtgtgtgagctgtatgagggacccccaggttcagttgaccctggtgtgagggaccccagagatgggtgaagcacagtatgagggaccccagagatgggtgaagcactggtgagtggggcaccctgggatgggagaagtacagcaagagaatgtgtgagggatgccatggtgcATGAAGCGCATGGGTGCTCTTCTCGAAGGggagtgccatcactacggttgagtatgcgaTCTGAtctctttggcgtcacggtcaaagttgcatggttggtaccccgtagacccgggtaCTTCGCTATAGTATCTCTGTGAATGCCAAGGGTTTGGCAAAAACAGGATCACTGACTCCAAACATCTGTAGAGCCTTGGTGTTGCTTtgttgtgatgtcacattttctgCCAAAGAATGTTacaagcaaagccatttttTATTCTCCATCCACAGTTTCCTTGACTTAGTGCTATTATGAATGTTCTCAAAGCTGTGATGCAATGATGACTACTTTGTCCCTCACTCCAGCGAAAGCAGCTCCCTGCAGATGCAATGCGCAACACACGGCTGACCAATCTTCATCCACCCCAACCCTGACCTCCATGAGCTCTTTGGCTGGAGCAGAAGGGGCGTGGTACaacatgagaaataaaatgaaatcaagcTGCATCAGCATTATGAGGCCTGCCACGGTACAGGCCTAGGCACAGAACAAGCCTGCAGGCTGCATGAACCCTAGGTTTAGTCTGtctaaaaaaacaatgttgctTACTTTACCCAGCACGAAGTCTCATATAAAATGAATTGTTAGCCCTTCATGAACCCTATTTGGTTAAATGAAGacagctgtatgtgtgtatgctgagatgagtgtggcagtgtagcagcaTCATAGAGCATGTATTCCTAATAACTAATTGTgagtggcagtgtaacatagtggtagggagcacgactcataaccaaaagacTGCAGGTTcaaattccccactggggcactgatgctgtacccttgggcaaggtacttaacccagaattacctcagtaagtACCATCTTGTAcgtccctctggataagagcatctgctaactgacaaaatgtaaatgtaaatagatTCAACAGACATATCATGGGCaatgattatcattatcattataacTGGTcaaaataattcacattcaACTGTATGAAATTTAAAGAGAGCAACAATATGCAAGACAagttgttcattcatttttcaacaaCTAAAAGCAGAGtacagcagaaaaacaacaatgctACAGTAGTCGTGGCACAGATAAATGTCCAGAGATGTACACCCAATATCATGCAGTAACAATGTCATATAATCACAAACAACTTTCTAACTGAAACTAGCTAGCCTTTCTGCAAGGTCTTTGTCAAGGCCAAGCTGGTTGTGGAAGTCAGTCAACCCTTGCTTATCACGAAGAGGCACCTGAATGTTATCAGGCAGAGAAAACTGCTAATGCAACGGCAGCAGAAGCAGTCTGCCATGTTGCTGTCTGTGCCCTTACCTCCTTTGCTTCCTGCTTCAGGTCCACCACATGCTCTGAAAAACAACTACTGCATATGAGCATATTCAGACAAAGCAGAGCAGCAAAACTACTGTAGCTTCTtaaacatacatgtatatgcaGAGAAGGCAGAACAGCACTCTCTTGGGTGAAGTCCAAACAAAGTCTGAGGTGCCTTTATTCAAGGTCCTACCCAAATACCATCACCACACTCCTTCCTGTTGCATCCTTAAATTTCCTGGCCAGTTAGGGAGACATCCTTCATTTGAGTCCACGAGTCCAATCATGATGTGTGCATTCAACTGCATTAGTGGCTTTGTGATTATAAATTCTCATGACCTGGTTGTCCAGATTTGCACCTGTTCTAATAAGTGAGTGTTTCTTCCAACTACATGAGGTGTGATGTCTACAGGAGGTTGATCTGTGTTGACATTGAGGTAGATGAGGGAAGCATGTGAGACTACCAGGTGACAGAATGAATTCCTACCCAAAGTAGCCCTTTCAGTCcatgtatgtgcatttatggGACGCCTAGGCGGTGGGTGAACGTTTAAAATAAAGTTGAAAAGAAACCTGTACTTAAAACTTTGCTCAAACCTCAGAGCAGTACATCGCTATGCAGCTGCAAAGAGTCCTGTGTAGTGTAACGTGTATAAAAACTCAGTACACATCCCTTTTCTATTAGAAAACAGTTTGGTTGAAGAGATCCCTCCACAGAGATTTGTGTAGCTTTTGTGATATGATACAGTCTGAGCTCTgtggacagagaaaaaaaagactgtatCATGGTTGCCAGGGTTACAGCTTTAGAAAACCTCCTGCTTGTGCATAGGACCGGAAGTTAAAAGTTAGGCAATAATGGCGTGGTATGACGTtttgtcaggaacggggatcaggacacaaacgcggaccaccgggtaaacgtagccaagcgtttaattacaatcagcgggcagttcgtcgtacagggacaggcagggttcaaaaacacggggaagcagtccgggggcagatccaggatcggaagttggggcgggcagagtcggtaaccaggcgggcgaagaGTGTCAGACAGGTTGAAGTCGGcgggcgaaggacgaagtcgggagacaggcaggattcggcaAGCGGCAATCAGATTTTAGGCTTatactagagcggggacgagacagaaagaa
It contains:
- the LOC118795176 gene encoding ectonucleotide pyrophosphatase/phosphodiesterase family member 7-like, giving the protein MLWMAFFCLLLASASMGAPLRGHRRPWTKLLLISFDGFRWDYDRDVDTPNLDAMARDGVKAMYVTPAFITITSPTHFTLLTGRYIENHGVIHNMWFNTTTQEKKPYYMTQFVNEWWDNGSLPIWITAQRQGLKAGSLHFPGTASSYQGERALVSEVEPRFYNYSNETAWRENVDKVMGLWFGGQDLDFVSMYFGEPDSTGHRFGPDSPERRAMVQQVDRTVGYIRDSARRHGLEDRLDIIITADHGMRTVLRGRLVEEIILSKIPGFSFSDLSFHLVDFGPTGMLLPKEGMLDKVYNALKGAHPHLHVYRKEDMPGRLHYSNNPRILPLLLYADPGYVINGYLPVQFNKGEHGFDNEDMDMKPFFRAVGPSFHRSMVVGPFETVNIYPLMCHLLGIKPEPNDGHLDATRHMLATSGSEQNIMSKVFIGLAAVAGFLAVVFVAVTSHAAYQRRKDHRSSQSTVHASEKEETQTPM